The Candidatus Poribacteria bacterium genome has a segment encoding these proteins:
- a CDS encoding tetratricopeptide repeat protein has protein sequence MNIVKSQTTDIVPQAHTRLAPKQGKIKKLLSHVLLLFLLCAFAYARFEEVHVLIEAGHYTEANNKLASLAESTKDIAIKSWSYYQIGEIHYNYTHQYTRALEAYDKILKLEKNGLAAEELFLAIIKKGDVHSRMGNYHDAIQTYDRLIKLAPATHFVHKTGLQKIRDINNALADLREQQRIALQYKGTPLAAIAQFQIAELYRNHSQLNQPEKAIEKYSALLEGHPNVIMAPEARWRIAYLRHTVLNQSALAMATYRKVVEDYPTSNFAAEALFQMANIHRAAEKYSLAIPVFEKLKQRYPNFWNMHAVLYWTGVCYEKILNYPKAIEAFETFHHAYLPKLDPWYLGQISMHDKSVSEVEAQIDKKIEELTEQMSQTELARLNTASAARNFSEALNIARHLIATAPHTPHGEQAAEQLPTLQQLAAIENLHEKLQDQSLLPIEAARARLQIGTIYERKPLQDYPKAIAAYQEVLKHHAELTHAAEALYRSGRIYAEQLSTPNEAIQTYKKVIETHPNTLQAMMANFQLGELYRGLRRYNEALQAYETTIGYPERDRYIAGGYKDSFADRAQFRIGRVHYEDRRYNEARFAFEEFIQNRAQSPRLAAAYVYLAAICEDRNENAQADYYYKRAEDLLTDNPVQMTTLIEEANALGTLQGATDLDTIIRLIKENRKRLGIEKAESNQ, from the coding sequence ATGAATATCGTCAAATCACAAACCACCGATATTGTCCCGCAAGCCCACACGCGGCTTGCGCCAAAGCAAGGTAAAATTAAAAAACTGCTCTCACACGTGCTACTGCTGTTTCTCCTCTGCGCGTTTGCTTATGCTCGCTTTGAAGAGGTGCATGTCTTAATTGAGGCGGGACACTACACCGAAGCCAATAATAAACTGGCGTCACTTGCGGAATCTACCAAAGATATTGCTATAAAAAGTTGGTCCTACTACCAGATTGGCGAGATTCACTATAATTATACACACCAGTATACCAGAGCACTCGAGGCTTACGATAAAATTCTAAAACTTGAGAAAAACGGGCTTGCTGCCGAGGAACTCTTCCTCGCCATCATCAAAAAAGGGGATGTCCATAGCCGTATGGGCAATTACCATGATGCTATCCAAACTTACGATAGGTTGATTAAGCTCGCACCTGCCACGCATTTCGTGCATAAAACAGGCTTGCAGAAGATACGGGATATTAACAACGCGCTCGCTGACTTACGAGAACAGCAGCGTATTGCGCTCCAGTATAAAGGGACACCCCTTGCTGCCATCGCTCAATTTCAGATCGCTGAACTCTATCGAAATCATTCCCAACTTAACCAGCCTGAAAAGGCAATAGAAAAGTATAGCGCACTTCTCGAAGGACACCCGAATGTGATAATGGCACCCGAAGCGAGATGGCGCATCGCGTATTTAAGGCATACCGTTCTGAACCAATCGGCTTTAGCAATGGCGACCTACAGAAAAGTCGTTGAGGATTACCCAACCAGCAATTTTGCTGCGGAGGCACTCTTCCAAATGGCAAATATCCATCGCGCAGCCGAGAAGTATTCATTAGCAATCCCTGTCTTTGAAAAACTGAAACAGAGATACCCGAACTTTTGGAATATGCATGCCGTTCTCTATTGGACAGGCGTTTGCTATGAAAAAATCTTAAACTATCCGAAAGCGATAGAGGCTTTTGAAACGTTCCATCACGCCTATCTACCGAAACTCGATCCGTGGTATTTAGGACAGATCTCAATGCACGACAAAAGCGTGTCTGAGGTGGAGGCACAGATTGATAAGAAAATAGAGGAACTCACAGAACAGATGTCGCAGACGGAATTAGCACGCTTGAACACAGCGAGTGCGGCTCGAAATTTTTCTGAAGCCTTAAATATCGCTCGACACCTCATCGCCACGGCACCCCATACGCCTCACGGAGAGCAGGCGGCAGAACAACTCCCAACACTTCAGCAACTTGCCGCTATCGAAAACCTACATGAGAAACTTCAAGACCAAAGTTTGCTACCTATAGAGGCAGCGCGTGCGCGGTTACAAATCGGAACCATCTATGAACGGAAACCCTTACAGGACTATCCAAAGGCAATTGCGGCATATCAAGAGGTATTGAAACACCACGCCGAGTTGACGCATGCTGCCGAAGCGCTCTACCGCAGTGGACGCATTTACGCTGAGCAACTTTCCACGCCTAACGAAGCGATTCAAACCTACAAAAAAGTGATTGAAACGCATCCGAACACCTTACAAGCGATGATGGCAAATTTTCAGCTCGGTGAGCTTTACAGAGGACTTCGCCGTTACAACGAGGCACTGCAAGCCTACGAAACCACGATCGGGTATCCAGAGCGGGATCGCTACATCGCAGGAGGCTATAAGGACAGTTTCGCCGATAGGGCACAGTTTCGGATCGGACGTGTCCATTACGAAGACAGACGCTACAACGAAGCGCGTTTCGCTTTTGAGGAGTTCATTCAAAACCGAGCGCAGTCCCCACGTCTCGCTGCTGCTTACGTCTACCTCGCTGCCATCTGTGAAGATCGCAACGAAAACGCCCAAGCCGATTACTATTACAAAAGGGCGGAAGATCTACTCACAGACAACCCTGTGCAAATGACAACGCTCATAGAAGAAGCGAATGCACTCGGAACCCTACAGGGTGCTACTGATTTGGATACGATTATACGGCTCATTAAAGAAAACCGGAAGCGTCTTGGAATAGAAAAAGCGGAATCCAATCAATAG
- the cysC gene encoding adenylyl-sulfate kinase, giving the protein MNSKICEDNRLAQQKATNITWHDAIVTAADREKLLNQKGCVIWFTGLSGSGKSTLANAVEQVLHQQQHHTYVLDGDNVRHGLNKNLGFSPEDREENIRRIGEVAKLFVDAGTIVMTAFISPYRADRDQARELIAEGRFVEVFVECPLEVCEERDTKGLYKKARAGEIKEFTGISAPYEPPVDPEVTVNTAELSLEESAHAVVSSLVKAGLVPSGN; this is encoded by the coding sequence ATGAATTCTAAGATATGTGAGGATAATCGATTGGCTCAACAGAAAGCAACCAATATTACGTGGCACGATGCGATTGTCACGGCAGCAGATAGAGAAAAATTACTGAATCAGAAAGGTTGTGTGATTTGGTTTACAGGTCTCTCCGGTTCAGGCAAGTCGACGTTAGCAAACGCAGTTGAACAGGTATTACATCAACAACAGCATCACACCTACGTCTTGGATGGCGATAACGTCCGCCACGGATTGAACAAGAACTTGGGTTTCTCACCCGAAGATCGAGAGGAAAACATCCGGCGCATCGGTGAAGTTGCGAAACTTTTTGTAGATGCCGGCACCATTGTTATGACAGCCTTCATCTCGCCCTATCGCGCCGATAGGGACCAGGCGAGAGAACTAATTGCTGAAGGTAGATTCGTTGAAGTTTTCGTGGAGTGTCCACTTGAGGTCTGTGAAGAACGCGATACAAAAGGCTTATACAAAAAAGCGCGCGCTGGTGAGATTAAAGAGTTTACCGGTATCAGTGCCCCTTACGAACCGCCCGTCGATCCAGAAGTCACAGTCAATACAGCGGAGCTCTCACTTGAAGAATCCGCGCACGCCGTCGTCTCGTCGCTTGTGAAAGCCGGTTTGGTTCCCAGTGGAAATTAG
- a CDS encoding YbjQ family protein gives MITTTTNTVEGRRIRQYLGLVTGETIMGANVISDFMASITDFVGGRSGTYESKFAEARETAIQELEEEAQRKGADAVVGIDIDYQVLGASNGMLMVTATGTAVKIE, from the coding sequence ATGATTACGACAACGACAAACACAGTTGAAGGCAGACGGATTCGACAATATCTTGGACTTGTCACAGGTGAAACTATCATGGGAGCGAATGTTATTAGCGACTTTATGGCAAGTATCACAGACTTTGTCGGTGGACGTTCAGGGACTTATGAAAGCAAATTTGCGGAAGCGCGTGAAACAGCGATCCAAGAACTTGAAGAAGAGGCACAGCGCAAAGGGGCGGACGCTGTTGTCGGTATTGATATCGACTATCAGGTCCTTGGTGCCAGTAACGGCATGCTCATGGTGACGGCGACCGGAACCGCTGTCAAAATTGAATGA
- a CDS encoding PQQ-binding-like beta-propeller repeat protein, with the protein MKKLTRIIVVYLITMMKSPISMVNPKIIVQTLPHNRRPIIALLSLFFLLFVSAKPAHAVIPQLLGPLTALLSIVPQILAFVGVALITGLVFARDTTKMLFYRFRDFVTAHKVTASILSVIFLVGFGWGSYTLVRMTVSPMTSSPETMVRRTGIGNRKANTSWSTFRGGKSRTGHLDTLAGPTTGTPAWVFKDEEPMAVDFSSSPAVVGNRLYIGSAHGSIFSLGGATYCIDTESQKILWRHTSPTPIFSSPAVAGGRVYIGEGYHHDSDCHLRCLDARTGEQIWSFPTTSHVESTPFIHQGKLYFTAGADGVYCIDALEGEQIWHYPAVHADMSPVMHKDKVYFGTGYGDYRIYAVDAQTGAEVWSKQMPYSVWGSPSAEENRVFFGLGRGNFSESAPIPAGKVVALDTETGDILWEHEAEDAVLTAIAIQNGYVTFGSRDGYVYSLQSTDGKLNWKTDLGGPVVSSPAVTMDTIYAATKDGYIYALATDNGKVQWEFDTRIINRNIDLYSSPAVANGLLYIGSSDRYIFCFGADESREMIGNR; encoded by the coding sequence ATGAAGAAACTGACCAGGATTATTGTGGTTTACCTGATTACCATGATGAAATCTCCGATAAGCATGGTGAATCCTAAAATCATAGTTCAGACTTTACCTCATAACCGAAGACCGATAATTGCTCTCCTGAGTCTATTCTTTCTGCTCTTTGTTTCTGCAAAACCTGCACACGCGGTCATTCCGCAGCTGCTGGGACCGCTCACGGCACTGCTAAGCATCGTCCCGCAGATCCTTGCTTTTGTCGGGGTTGCCCTTATTACTGGACTCGTGTTCGCCCGGGATACAACCAAAATGCTTTTCTATAGGTTCCGGGACTTTGTGACTGCCCATAAAGTTACCGCCTCTATCCTAAGCGTCATTTTCCTCGTTGGATTCGGTTGGGGATCCTATACACTCGTTCGGATGACCGTAAGTCCAATGACATCATCCCCTGAAACGATGGTCCGCAGAACGGGAATAGGAAACAGAAAGGCAAACACCTCCTGGTCAACTTTCCGAGGTGGCAAAAGTCGAACTGGACATCTGGACACGCTCGCGGGACCAACAACCGGAACACCTGCATGGGTTTTCAAAGATGAAGAGCCGATGGCGGTTGATTTCTCCTCGTCTCCAGCGGTTGTTGGGAACCGCCTCTATATCGGTTCTGCGCACGGTTCGATCTTTTCGTTAGGCGGCGCGACTTACTGTATTGATACAGAATCGCAGAAGATTCTCTGGCGGCATACGTCTCCGACCCCAATATTTTCATCGCCTGCGGTTGCCGGTGGCAGGGTCTACATCGGTGAAGGGTATCACCACGATAGCGATTGCCATCTCCGATGCCTCGATGCCCGCACAGGTGAACAGATTTGGTCATTCCCAACAACGAGTCACGTTGAATCAACGCCATTCATCCATCAGGGGAAACTCTACTTCACAGCGGGTGCGGATGGGGTCTATTGTATTGATGCCTTAGAGGGAGAACAAATTTGGCACTATCCGGCGGTTCATGCCGACATGTCGCCTGTTATGCATAAGGACAAAGTTTACTTCGGCACAGGGTATGGGGATTATCGGATTTACGCTGTTGATGCGCAAACAGGTGCTGAGGTATGGTCGAAACAGATGCCGTATTCTGTGTGGGGGAGTCCGAGTGCGGAGGAAAATAGAGTCTTTTTTGGGCTTGGAAGGGGTAATTTTTCGGAGAGTGCGCCTATACCCGCAGGTAAGGTTGTCGCGCTTGACACGGAAACCGGCGACATCCTATGGGAGCATGAGGCAGAAGATGCTGTCCTGACGGCAATCGCAATTCAGAACGGTTATGTCACTTTTGGCTCGCGCGATGGATACGTCTATTCTCTCCAGTCAACAGATGGAAAACTCAACTGGAAAACGGATCTTGGGGGACCGGTTGTCTCCTCACCCGCTGTAACGATGGATACTATTTATGCGGCGACGAAAGACGGGTACATCTATGCGCTTGCCACTGATAATGGAAAAGTGCAATGGGAATTTGATACAAGAATAATTAATAGAAACATAGATCTGTATTCCTCACCCGCGGTTGCCAACGGCTTGCTGTATATCGGCTCCAGTGACCGATATATTTTCTGCTTTGGCGCGGATGAAAGTCGTGAAATGATTGGTAATCGGTGA
- a CDS encoding fumarylacetoacetate hydrolase, translating to MKLIQFHLPNLGKRVGIVTRDEEVIDVTSEESPGVLEVLELADREQISLGVILADIQEKVATPAPMQLRSLPESGNEPTEPEGLTLNKLDVAPDENVPHLLSPIDSPEVWGCGVTYKRSADMRDDDSEQDIYSRVYFADRPEIFFKATPSRCVGPNGFIGIRSDSALTATEPELAYVLGNNGEIIGYTLCNDVSAWDIERDNPLYLPQSKVFYGCCALGPMFVTPSEVDDPYNLEMRCTVLRDGDAIYQGEVNTSQINWKFEELTEFLMRDNPIPFGTVVSTGTGIIVPNDLPLAPEDTVEIAIDGFGTLSNPVKQL from the coding sequence ATGAAACTTATTCAATTTCATCTACCCAATTTAGGCAAGCGGGTTGGCATTGTCACCCGCGATGAAGAAGTGATCGATGTAACCAGCGAAGAATCACCCGGCGTCTTAGAGGTGTTGGAACTCGCTGACAGGGAACAGATAAGCCTGGGTGTAATACTTGCCGACATCCAAGAAAAAGTGGCGACTCCCGCACCGATGCAACTCCGTTCACTGCCGGAATCAGGCAACGAACCGACCGAACCGGAAGGACTCACGCTCAACAAATTAGATGTCGCTCCTGACGAAAATGTTCCACATCTCCTATCCCCAATTGATTCCCCTGAAGTTTGGGGATGCGGGGTAACCTACAAACGGAGTGCGGACATGCGTGATGACGATAGCGAACAGGACATCTACAGTCGCGTCTATTTCGCTGACCGTCCGGAGATATTCTTCAAAGCGACTCCCTCGCGATGCGTTGGACCTAACGGCTTTATCGGTATCCGGAGCGATTCCGCATTGACAGCGACCGAACCAGAACTCGCTTATGTTCTTGGCAACAACGGTGAAATCATCGGTTACACACTCTGTAACGACGTATCCGCATGGGACATTGAGCGCGATAATCCACTCTATCTCCCACAATCCAAAGTGTTCTATGGGTGCTGTGCCCTCGGTCCGATGTTCGTCACACCCTCCGAAGTAGACGATCCCTATAATCTTGAGATGCGGTGTACCGTTCTTCGGGATGGAGACGCTATCTATCAAGGTGAGGTCAACACATCTCAAATCAATTGGAAGTTTGAAGAACTCACCGAATTCCTGATGCGGGATAACCCGATTCCGTTTGGAACCGTCGTTTCGACAGGCACGGGTATCATCGTCCCGAACGATCTGCCGCTTGCCCCAGAGGATACCGTCGAGATAGCAATTGATGGGTTCGGCACGCTGTCAAACCCCGTTAAGCAACTTTAG
- a CDS encoding DSD1 family PLP-dependent enzyme, whose translation MNTTSEPFIGMQKTELDTPALLIDLDKMEANIQTMADYFTTVNAMLRPHVKTHKTPIISHKQIAAGAIGVTCAKLGEAEAVIHAGVRDVLIANQVVGSHKIARLINLARHSEIMVAVDNPQNVRDISEAAAAKGVTVRMLVEVNVGMNRCGVESGKPALELAKQIRQSPNLKFEGLMGYEGHTVAKPDLKEREANVREAMQHLIDAKHYLEKHGVEVSIMSGGGTGTFNITGGIPEMTEVQAGSYIFMDSTYRNVEGVGEQFDCSLSVLATVVSRPVPDRVIVDTGLKVLAKEFGIPQPIGITGVEMTGLSEEHGTLKFVGQVSDADVPLTPGDKIEILPTHCCTTVNLHDRYYGIRNGIVESVWDIAARGKSQ comes from the coding sequence ATGAACACCACCTCTGAACCTTTCATCGGCATGCAGAAAACGGAATTAGACACACCCGCGTTGCTGATTGATTTGGATAAAATGGAAGCCAACATACAGACAATGGCGGATTACTTCACGACAGTCAACGCCATGTTGAGACCCCACGTTAAAACGCATAAAACGCCTATCATTTCACATAAACAGATTGCCGCAGGTGCCATCGGCGTTACATGTGCGAAACTGGGTGAGGCGGAAGCCGTGATCCACGCGGGGGTCCGAGATGTGTTGATTGCTAACCAAGTCGTCGGTTCACATAAAATTGCCCGTCTCATTAACCTCGCGAGACACTCGGAGATCATGGTCGCAGTCGACAATCCTCAGAACGTGCGAGACATCTCCGAGGCAGCAGCTGCCAAAGGCGTAACCGTCAGGATGTTAGTAGAAGTGAACGTCGGTATGAACCGATGTGGCGTTGAATCCGGCAAACCTGCATTAGAGCTCGCAAAGCAGATACGCCAAAGTCCTAACCTGAAGTTTGAGGGATTGATGGGCTACGAGGGACATACCGTCGCAAAGCCGGACCTGAAGGAACGGGAGGCAAACGTCCGGGAAGCGATGCAACACCTGATTGACGCGAAACACTACCTCGAAAAACACGGTGTAGAAGTTTCAATTATGAGTGGCGGTGGCACAGGCACCTTTAACATTACCGGAGGTATCCCAGAAATGACAGAGGTGCAGGCGGGTTCCTACATCTTCATGGATTCTACCTACCGAAATGTAGAAGGTGTTGGAGAGCAGTTCGACTGTTCGCTGTCAGTTTTGGCGACCGTTGTGAGTCGTCCAGTACCAGATCGAGTCATCGTGGATACAGGTTTGAAGGTGCTCGCAAAAGAGTTCGGGATTCCACAGCCGATCGGTATAACAGGTGTAGAGATGACAGGACTCTCTGAGGAGCACGGAACTTTAAAATTTGTTGGACAGGTATCCGATGCTGATGTTCCCCTCACACCTGGGGATAAAATTGAAATTTTACCAACGCACTGTTGTACGACAGTAAATCTCCACGACAGATATTACGGCATCCGTAACGGGATTGTTGAATCTGTGTGGGACATCGCAGCGAGAGGAAAATCGCAATAA
- a CDS encoding sigma-70 family RNA polymerase sigma factor, which yields MDKLIDDEMLVAQFQSGRQNAFDELMKRYKSKIFSYLLRSVRNYEDAEDITIEVFFKAYRALDNWQPKAKFSTWLYKIASNLAIDYHRTKVRHPVYALEDMEIPEANLVATDLHSDPVQQVEDQERGRIIREAVDQLSPKQKAVFMLSRYEGLQLKEVAETLDMAEGTVKIHLHRAVKRLQTLLRPLWENNEI from the coding sequence ATGGACAAATTGATTGACGATGAAATGTTAGTTGCCCAGTTTCAATCCGGTCGCCAAAATGCTTTTGATGAGTTGATGAAGCGCTACAAATCCAAGATTTTCTCGTACCTTCTGCGCTCTGTCAGAAATTATGAGGATGCTGAGGATATCACCATCGAAGTCTTTTTTAAGGCGTACCGCGCCCTTGACAATTGGCAACCGAAAGCCAAGTTTTCAACATGGCTCTACAAGATCGCGTCCAATCTCGCTATTGACTATCACCGCACGAAAGTGCGGCATCCTGTCTATGCCTTGGAGGACATGGAAATCCCTGAAGCGAATCTTGTTGCTACCGATCTTCACAGCGATCCTGTCCAGCAAGTGGAAGATCAGGAACGTGGACGTATCATCCGTGAGGCGGTTGATCAGCTCTCTCCGAAACAGAAAGCCGTCTTTATGTTAAGTCGTTATGAAGGATTACAACTGAAAGAGGTCGCTGAAACACTGGATATGGCGGAAGGGACCGTAAAAATTCACCTTCACCGGGCAGTCAAACGTTTACAAACATTGTTACGACCGCTTTGGGAAAATAATGAAATTTAA
- a CDS encoding CRTAC1 family protein produces the protein MILICCAVIPSTAETRLHFTDQTQQAGIHFKHTNGASKEKYLPETMGSGGLFLDYNNDGHLDIYLVNSGTLSGTSQPYRHPNHANVLYRNTGDGTFVDVTAEAGLQHNYGYGMGCLAADYDNDGDADLYLTNFGRNQLYRNNGDGTFTDVTSHAGVGDGNWSVSASFGDFDLDGHLDLYVANYLDYQLETAHACFLQGVHIYCGPHEYPGARDTLYRNNGDGTFTDVTTRAGVHNTGKGLGVLFTDYNNDGYPDIFVANDAVPDFLYQNNKDGTFTDVAIAAGVAYNSEGRATASMGIASGDYDNDGIQDLFVTNFSLEINSLFRNDNDGFYTMTTFEVGLADPSFSKLGFGTQFLDADNDGTLELFVANGHVWDNVSQITPSLSYGQHCQIFGNTGTGQFRDLSETAGRFFKRSIVARGVAVGDYNNDGATDILVTCCGEPPILLRNDSQVDDWVKIRLVGTQGNRDGIGAKVWIHTDEMTLFREVTCGGSYASGSEQTLLFGIGAQKTLQSIEVKWRSGHTQTLDFSDAESPVNQTIYITEKLNDPMN, from the coding sequence CTGATACTTATCTGCTGTGCTGTGATACCGTCCACTGCTGAAACGAGACTCCACTTCACAGACCAGACGCAGCAAGCAGGTATCCATTTCAAACACACCAACGGCGCATCTAAAGAGAAATATCTACCGGAAACAATGGGATCTGGCGGACTCTTTCTTGACTACAATAACGATGGACATCTCGACATCTATCTCGTCAACAGTGGCACACTCAGCGGAACGTCCCAACCCTACAGGCATCCTAACCACGCAAACGTCCTCTATCGCAATACAGGTGATGGGACATTCGTTGACGTCACTGCAGAAGCGGGACTTCAACACAACTACGGTTACGGCATGGGATGTCTCGCCGCAGACTACGACAATGACGGGGATGCCGACCTTTATCTCACGAACTTCGGCAGAAATCAACTCTATCGTAACAACGGCGACGGCACTTTCACAGACGTTACGTCACACGCCGGTGTTGGAGATGGCAATTGGAGTGTGAGCGCGTCTTTCGGGGATTTTGACCTCGACGGACACCTTGATCTCTATGTAGCAAACTATTTAGATTATCAATTAGAGACCGCTCATGCGTGCTTTCTACAGGGCGTTCATATCTATTGTGGTCCGCATGAATACCCGGGTGCGCGTGATACACTCTATCGTAACAACGGCGATGGCACCTTCACAGACGTTACAACTCGGGCAGGAGTTCACAACACCGGTAAAGGGTTGGGAGTGCTCTTTACTGACTATAACAACGACGGGTATCCTGACATTTTCGTTGCGAACGATGCCGTTCCCGATTTCCTTTACCAGAACAACAAGGATGGCACGTTCACGGATGTCGCTATCGCTGCAGGGGTTGCCTATAATTCAGAAGGGCGTGCAACGGCGAGTATGGGGATCGCTTCGGGGGATTACGATAACGACGGCATTCAGGATCTCTTCGTTACGAATTTCTCTCTGGAAATCAATAGCCTTTTTCGCAACGATAATGACGGCTTTTATACGATGACCACCTTTGAAGTAGGACTCGCTGATCCGAGTTTCTCAAAACTCGGCTTCGGCACCCAGTTCCTTGACGCAGATAACGACGGGACACTCGAATTGTTCGTCGCAAATGGACACGTGTGGGACAACGTATCACAGATTACGCCATCGCTCTCCTACGGGCAACACTGCCAGATTTTTGGGAACACAGGAACAGGACAATTCAGAGATTTATCTGAGACGGCGGGTCGGTTCTTCAAACGTTCCATTGTCGCACGCGGGGTCGCCGTTGGTGATTATAACAACGATGGCGCGACGGATATCCTCGTCACCTGTTGTGGTGAACCCCCAATTTTGCTACGAAACGATTCCCAAGTAGACGACTGGGTGAAAATTCGACTCGTCGGCACGCAAGGGAATCGCGATGGAATCGGCGCGAAGGTATGGATACATACAGACGAAATGACACTGTTCAGGGAGGTAACGTGTGGTGGAAGTTACGCCTCTGGTAGTGAGCAAACGCTACTCTTCGGCATCGGTGCGCAAAAGACACTTCAATCCATCGAAGTCAAATGGCGAAGCGGACATACTCAGACGCTGGATTTCTCAGATGCCGAGAGTCCCGTAAATCAAACCATCTATATTACCGAGAAATTGAATGACCCCATGAATTAG
- a CDS encoding DUF3500 domain-containing protein, with product MAQTHTHPEHKSPLFIPASATAEQMANAAGNFLDTLTPALREKAALPFDGNERLRWHYIPIEMWEREGISLNELNTKQQEAAFALMESGLSAKGYQKARAIINLETTLGEIEQAAGEARLVRDPGLYFFTVFGDPTSNGAWGWRAEGHHVSLNFTVVNRELISPNPFFFGSNPAEVPQGKKKGLRVLSAEEDVARQLLTSLNDTQKRQTIINADAPSDILTRDVPKVEFEAVEGLAAESMETSQRELLMTLVHEYIDRLPDEVAQIELRKLREGNVSDIHFAWAGSGTPKTPHYYRLHGPFFFVEYDNTQNNANHIHSVWRHIADDFGVDLLRLHYHKSNHHDH from the coding sequence ATGGCACAGACACATACCCATCCCGAACACAAGTCTCCTTTGTTTATTCCGGCTTCGGCGACAGCGGAGCAGATGGCAAATGCAGCAGGCAACTTTTTGGATACATTAACGCCCGCACTACGTGAAAAGGCAGCACTTCCATTTGACGGAAATGAACGGCTCCGGTGGCACTACATTCCAATCGAAATGTGGGAACGGGAAGGCATTTCTCTCAATGAACTGAACACAAAGCAGCAGGAAGCGGCGTTCGCTCTCATGGAAAGCGGATTGAGTGCAAAGGGTTATCAAAAAGCCCGTGCAATTATTAATTTGGAGACAACACTCGGCGAAATTGAACAAGCCGCTGGGGAAGCACGATTGGTCCGCGACCCTGGACTCTATTTTTTCACCGTTTTCGGTGATCCGACCAGTAATGGCGCCTGGGGATGGCGTGCTGAAGGACATCACGTCTCGCTTAACTTTACCGTCGTTAATCGTGAGCTGATTTCACCAAATCCATTTTTCTTCGGATCGAATCCGGCAGAGGTCCCCCAAGGTAAGAAAAAGGGATTAAGAGTCCTTTCCGCCGAGGAAGATGTTGCGCGCCAGCTCCTTACGAGCCTGAATGATACACAGAAACGTCAGACAATCATCAATGCGGATGCCCCTTCCGATATTTTAACCCGCGATGTCCCGAAGGTTGAATTTGAGGCTGTTGAAGGGTTAGCCGCGGAATCTATGGAAACATCCCAGCGTGAACTCCTGATGACTCTCGTTCATGAATACATTGATCGACTGCCTGATGAGGTTGCCCAAATAGAACTCCGAAAACTACGCGAAGGGAACGTTAGCGATATCCATTTCGCTTGGGCGGGAAGTGGCACGCCGAAGACACCGCACTACTATAGATTACACGGTCCATTTTTCTTTGTAGAGTATGACAATACGCAGAACAATGCGAACCACATCCATTCTGTGTGGCGGCACATCGCGGACGATTTCGGTGTGGACCTACTTCGGTTACACTACCACAAATCCAACCATCACGATCATTAG